TGTCAGTAATAAGTTAACGCTGAACTACAGTAGTTTGTCAGCAGCTGTGTTAGCAGCTTAGCTTCACTAGTGTGGTCCATGTCAGCTTTAAACTGGTCGGGTGTAACGGCGTCTGCCAGGTCCTACATGACCTATATTTAACATATTCTCCCTTTATTAACTCCTCTGTCAGTAAAACCTTGCGAACTTGTCAAAAACTAGTTTGTTATGTTAGATGCTGATCTTAAGTTCCAGAAACACATACTATTGTctccaggactgccttctatcacctcagaaatatatctaaagtaagatgctttctgtTACAATTAGACTCTGAAAAGTtggttcatgcttttatctcagtagattagattattgcaaagcactttttgcaggactacCAAAGCAAGGGTTACATAaactccagaaaaaaaaaatgctgcggccagaattctaacaaaaaccaagaggtgaacacatcactcctgttttatcctctcttcactggctccctgttaaacaaagagtagattttaaagtactaatcttattgtctttaaatctatgaatggcttagctccctcctacatgCCGGACAGATCCctcatcaaataagagtcttctcatcatacctagaattcacactagatctgctcatggtgctttcagtcactactacactctctgcaggaactaaggtctgctccaacagagccctctttcaaaagcagactaaaaacttacctttttgcacaggcgtttgagtaaactctacatggttggctggctgatcgcacttttgttaaaatggaagtattgttgttcttgttgtttttctcttgacatacttttgtctgtttctgttattgtaaacctgtaattttgtttgtttatgtatttgagcacattgagtccatgctcatcatgtgaaatgtgctttataaatacatttgccttgccttgcctatattTATGAAAATTCAGATCTTTGGGATTGTTCCGAGTCGATAAATGTTGTTACCATCCAACTTTGGTGATTACGTTTAACTactgaataaaataatagaGGAGTGACGTTAATGGTTGTATCAGTTACTTATCAGACAAGGCTTGTGTTCTtcatattgtatttatatattcataTTGTGTACATATTGAATTAGCTACACGCAACGTTGCATGATCAACTCAGCGTTGTCGATGAGTTGATTGAAACGTATCAGATCTGCTTGTATTGTTGTTTGTTCGTGCTGACTTATTTACTTTGTCTTTCAGAGTTTCTTTTATGAGTAATCAAAGGATACAGAAGCCTACGCTAACAGGCCATCGTTTTAAGACTCGGAAAAGAGGTGAGAAACTTGAAGGCAACCCTCACAGAGACCAGCTGTGACCTCCAGCATCTCAGACATAACATCTCAGATAACACTTCAACCAACACATGAAATGTGGCAAATCCTTGATCAGACAGTAAGAAGATGGATTCAATCAGTAAATGATTTGGATTTATTCATCAGACCTTCGGAAATGATCAGTAGCCGTCTGCTGGTAAAATATGAACGTGTCAGATTTCACAAAATAAGGATTTACATAGGCTGGTTGATGAATTAGAAGAGGTATATGTCAGTAGCTGATAGATCATGGTTTAAAAAGATAACATTCATAGACATGATTAAAACTTATAAGTTAATGTCTTTCCCACAGATGAAAAGGAGAGATTTGATCCATCCCAGTTTCAGGAAAGCATTGTGCAAGGTCTAAACCAAAGTGGCTCTGATTTGGaagctgttgcaaagtttctTGATGCCTCTGGTGCCAAGCTTGACTACCGGAGATATGCTGAGACTCTGTTTGACATCCTGGTGGCTGGGGGGATGCTGGGTAAGTGCTCTTCAAAGGACACAAATAAATGTTGGaactgaaacatttttattggttttgtCAAAACAATATTTCAGTATTGAATAAGAAGCCATTGTTtttaaaggaaagagaaaaaggccAATTTTACCATGGTGAGTACGGCAGCGTTTTAGTTGAGTCACCAAACTTTAAGTCTGCGTCCAAGTCATTAAAGAAAAATCATAGTAGAGTCAAATCCAAATGAAAAAGCGGTCAGCTTTTTAGACATATGAACCtaatataaaacacattttaatcaTTTCTTGACTTAGCATACATGTTCTACAAAATTCATGGAGATGATGTTTACCAACCCTTACAGTGTTTACTTTCTGATTTACCTTACAGTTAAATTTACtaatctttttcatatatttaaagCTTAGTACTCAGGAGTTTTTGTAGGCTGGTACCCTATGAAAGAAGACAACaaaagtgagttttaactcTCTTTCATCAGTCAGCAAGCCCCCTGCTCACTGCTGAAGAAAGTTTTCTCGACCGCTCTGCCCCTGATATAAACTGAACATAAACATTATTGTAGCATTTACGTCTGTGGGTGAATTCTTGCCAGATGATGACTGAAATTTGGAGTTGCACCCATCATCTTCTCAGTGGCTGTTTAACAGATGGAACACTCAGGATcgtactttttaaaaccccacAAGCCAACAGTAAAAGCCAAGTGGACAATCCTAAGAACATGTAGGCACCATTAGTTTGTTACCAAACTGGGACATAAACTAATGACGTGTGAACATGCATCCACACAAAATTAGATTTAAATTAatgcaacaacaataataataataatgcattttaTTTAACAGCGCCTTTCACGGTACTTAAGGACACTTTACAGCGAAATGGGGaaataaattacataaaaacagacaaagaacaatataaaaataaaataaagaagagATTATAAATTGTACACAGTTTGAAACATATGTGTTTTGAGTCTGGATTTGAACTTGAGTTGGGATTGAAAGAGTCACTATTAGGATGGGAGTGAGTTCCAGAGTTGGGGAGCAGGATAACTGAAAGCTCCCCATGTTGCTGAGTCCAAGTCTTGAGTCATCTGTGCCCGAGTCAAAGTCTAAAAATACATATCAGTTTGAGAGCAATCAAACAAAATCGACACAGCTACATTGAGAGAAAATCTGGTTCAAAGTATTCACTAATTGTACACATTCAATTGTACTAAAACTGCACTCTGCCAAGCACTCTGTGTATGCCCCACAGTTGCGACCCTGGAGCTTGATacagaagtcacagaaaaaataaccagaggatgaaaataaaaaaaaaaatgtagcaaACAAGACATTGGAAATGTATGGACCCGTAACTGCAATTCAACATCTCCCCTTGTTACAATTTGCCAGCTTTCATGTGCGGTGCAATAGGTCAGCCAGAAAAGCTCAATACTAACAAGCACAAAGCGGGCATATTGCCACCTATCATGGTGTAGACTGACCACAAGTCTGGCATGCTTTGATTAGTTGATCAATTCACCTCGCATGCATTTATATTGTGACAGAGAAAGGGTCTGGTTAGACAGCCAAGTTGAGCCACAGCTTGATTAAACTGTTTGTAGGCATTCTGAATGAGGTCACTCTAATCAAACTGTCTCCACAGTTTTCACATCTCAGTTGAAAATATGTGGTGAAATAGGAGATTTGCACCTCAGCTGACAAATATGCTGCAACTGTGTGAATtgtgtcaatatggaccaaaatcTCTGAGGAATGTGTCCAGCACCCTGCTGAATCTCTGCCACAAATATTTAAGATATCATGAAGGTGCACCTAATAATAaagtgaggtgtgtgtgtttgtctgtcattcactccatccatccatccatccatccatccatccatccatctacataCAGTATGCAGCACTTTGTACCGTTACAGACTGGTGACAAAATGTGAGTTTTTTCTGCAAGGACACAGACTCGGGGAGGAGCTTTGTATCAAATCACCAGCTGCTCAGTTGGAAGGTGACCAGTCAGTCCTCTGATCCAGGACTGCTCTTTTTTCCATACCCTTTCTCATAAATTGATGACCAGGGTTTTATTGAGCATAGCAATGAGGGTGTTCTCGTGATTGATTAGATACAGCGCTAACCAAAAAGAGTTCACCTTGTACCTCATGTACAGAGGAAATGATTAAGACAATGCAATGTGAACATTTTGGGTCCAAACCTGAAATTGTGTGCTTATTGTAATTTTACTTCTGAGAAAATGTCACTCATTAATTAACAATTTGACTTGGACTCACAGGAGGACTGCATCCCTGTGTCTTCAGTCCTGGTGTGTGCTGTGATGTGTATGCTGCAACTCATACCGATGGTTCTTTTATATCATGTGGTGCCAATTAATCTTTTTATAGGCCTGCATTGCCTGACGATATTGACCAAAGATTGCATTAATCCAAATCCAATTTGCTTTGTCAGACTGGTATTTAGTCAAGATGCATGCCTACATTTACAACATGTGGAACATGTTTCAGTAAATATTTTATGCACTTAAtaagatttgatttatttatttttttaacttgaagACATAAATTGAGTAAAGTGAAGCCCTTCTTTGGCGAGATATTTAAAAGTgagattgtgttttttttgttggattATTTTAAGCCCCGGGGGGTTCTCTGTCTGAAGACATGACCCAGACAGAATTCTGTGTCTTCAAAGCAGAAGAGGATATGGAAACCATGCAGGCCCACGCACAGGTGAGAACAGTTTCTTCTGACCCAGTTGCCACTGCTATTACAGGAAGGCTGCCAACTATTagaaatgttttatgtttgtaggTTTTCAACAAGCTCATCAGGCGTTATAAATACCTGGAGAAGGGATTTGAAGAGGAGATCAAGAAGGTATATCTTCCCCTCAgagcatttgtttttttattgtggtATAACATTTATAGAGTCAATTCAGCCCCTTAATTTGTTTACTTCTTGGTAGTTGCTGCTGTTTCTAAAAGGCTTCACAGAGTCTGAGCGTAACAAGCAGGCCATGCTCACAGGAATTCTGCTGGCCAACGGGACTCTCTCTGCATCCATTCTCAGCAGTCTCTTCAATGACAACCTGGTCAAAGAAGGTAGcttgttaaatgtattgtttgtgTGTCAAGGTTTGTTTTCCGCAACATTcatcaaacaataaaaaaaaaaagaattttagcAGTGGTCTGTGGGTGCTGCTCACAGTGTAACGGAATCGTGCACATTTTCAGTAATACCTCTACTAATTTCTTCTCCCATTTACAGCAAAATCattgggtatagataatggatggatggaaattatCATCACACTTCTGCCATCACAGGCAGCAGTGTGGCGGTGTTTACCAATGTATTACTGCAGCCTAATGTTATCCTGGAAGCTCTTTTGGCAGCAGCTGACTCACATTATCATGCATTTGTTCAGGTGTGTCAGCATGCTTTGCTGTAAAACTCTTTAAATCCTGGCTTTCTGAGCGGGACATCAGTTCAGTTGCTGCCAGCCTTCGGAGGGTTGGCATGGACAACAGGCTTATGGTGAGGATGCCATCTTTAATGCAAAATCTTTATCTGGCTTAGGGAATTATTATGTCAGTGCAGTTTAACGTTGTAAACTTATGTGTCATTCAGTAGTCAGGCAGTTAATGAGTAACAGCCTCCCAATTGCTCAGAGATCTGTCTCCCTCAATATTTGACTCTTTCAGGAACTGTTTCCTCCCAACAAGCGCAGTTGTGAGCACTTCTCCAAGTATTTCAATGATGCCGGGCTCAAGGAGCTTTCAGACTTTGCCAAAAACCAGCAGTCCATCGGTGCTCGTAGGGAGCTGCAGAAAGAGATTGAGGATCAGATGTCTCGTGGGGACCCCCTCAAGGATGTAAGTTCTTTTAACTTTTCTGCTGCTTTCACATTCACTGGGTGTTTTGTGTGTTTCACACCACTGATGAGCACTGGAGGCGGCTTTGTTCCTGACCTCCGTCAGCTTATGTCTGTAGAAGTGGTGGTGGACAAATGGATGCAGCAAATCAATGAAAAATCCCTGAAATCCACTCAGCCTCAACAGTATTATCTGCTCCTGCTCATCTCTGACTCCTGCCAGGAACCCTCACACATGTGGAGCAATTAAATCAACTTGGATAACACTTTATTCATCCCAAAGGGAAATGATTACGTTGTGCTATAAATTATTCAGGAAAAATCTTCTATTATTAAGAAAGAAATATTGTaataaagcaaaataaaaacatacagcTTTATGTGAATTAAGTGCTGTGGGCAGAAATGGCCCCCTGTCCTGGTCCTTATTGCAACAGAGCATGAAGCGAGAAGATCACTGAACAAACTCAGTTATTTAATCAGTACATTGTGTAAAAGATATGCGCTGTTGTCTATAATGTTTAGCAACATAAGCAACACCGTTCTTTAACAGAATCAGTTTCAGAGGCTCTGGAGATGTCCCCTGCACAGAGCCAgccttatttttatgtttattttatgttttatgtttgttcagCTTCTTTGAGTCATTTCCTTTGATACTGCTGCCCAGAAAGAAGACTCTCAATTTTCTCTACACCTTTAAAGTAGATATACAACATCTCCATCAAGTTGTAGAGTCTGGTACAGTTGGTGGTGATCTGGACCTAGAGCCTCTTGACAGGAGGTTCTTTTgtgattttacatttttttcgtgACTGACATTTCCAAATGCTGACTGAGATCTATGAACACAGGAACAAACTACTTTTATATCTGCTGCTTTGTTTCTTCTGTCAGGAACCACTGCTGTTTGATTTTGGTTATCaactcatttgtttttttttttttttcacatttaagaTGAGGTtatttctacgacggagtattagggccaaacaaaaaaacaaaaaaaaggaaattacgagaataaagtcataatgtaatgagaataaagtcataatattacgagaataaagtcgtaaaattacgagaataaagtcataatatattataaatatataaatataacttcataagaaaatattcctcattttaacacagggagaagaagctcttcctgttagaattctcatgaattatattctcataatattacgactctattctcgcaacattacgactttattctcgtaatgttacgactttattctcgtaatgttacgactttattctcgtaattttacaactttattctcgtaattttacgactttattctcgtaatattacgactttattctcgtaatattacgactttattctcgcaacattacgactttattctcgtaattttacgactttattctcattatattatgactttattctcgtaatttccaatttttttttgtcttagcttggccctaatactccgtcgtatattTCTCCCTCACCAAGCCACAAAGTTGCCCACCAGTTCTCTATTAACAGCCTCCTGTAACCTAGTGAGGAACATTTTGGGCCTCCAGATTCATCAGAATATTTCTAGAGATGACAGGACCTTGAGTTTTACTGCAATTCTGAGCTGTACAGAGTGAAGAGAAACGTGGAAGTACAGTGATTCCTCcgtggtgctcctgtgctgtAGACCACCTGCTTCAGACAAACAACCCTGCAGTTTGCACTGTGGTCTGTATATCAGGTACCGGTAGTCAATAATGCAGTTAGATAGTCTGCACAGGTTTCCAGTACCCTGGGACTGACTCTGTCTAGACACGCAGTGTTGTTTTGGTTCTGTTTCTTTTTAGCTGCTTGTTCACCTGATTCCTATCAGTTTGTGCGAGCTGTGGAGGTAGAGTGGCTTTCAGTGTTTCCTGTTGTGGCGAGCAACGGCGAAGGGGACTATATTAATAGAAATAGATGGCCTTTTAATGTCATTGCACAGGTACAAGTGAGGTGCAAGATGAGACTCTGGAGGTGTGACAGTGAAGTTATAAGAGCAGGGAAGGTGGGAATTGTGTATGGCTTGAGAGGAAGGTGCTATATTTGTCTTGGGCTGAAGCTTTTGAATAACATGTTAAATTCTTTAGCACTGCAGGTTTCCATTAGTCTGATCC
This DNA window, taken from Cololabis saira isolate AMF1-May2022 chromosome 6, fColSai1.1, whole genome shotgun sequence, encodes the following:
- the LOC133446150 gene encoding eIF5-mimic protein 2-A-like, yielding MSNQRIQKPTLTGHRFKTRKRDEKERFDPSQFQESIVQGLNQSGSDLEAVAKFLDASGAKLDYRRYAETLFDILVAGGMLAPGGSLSEDMTQTEFCVFKAEEDMETMQAHAQVFNKLIRRYKYLEKGFEEEIKKLLLFLKGFTESERNKQAMLTGILLANGTLSASILSSLFNDNLVKEGVSACFAVKLFKSWLSERDISSVAASLRRVGMDNRLMELFPPNKRSCEHFSKYFNDAGLKELSDFAKNQQSIGARRELQKEIEDQMSRGDPLKDIIAFIREEIKKNNISEQTMIGLIWSSVMSSVEWNKKEELVTEQAIKHLKQYSSLLKAFTSQGFSEVTLLLKVQEYCYDNIHFMKAFQKIVILLYKADVLSEEVILKWYNEAHLTKGKSFFLEQMKTFVEWLKNAEEESESESEEEDTD